A region of Mauremys mutica isolate MM-2020 ecotype Southern chromosome 2, ASM2049712v1, whole genome shotgun sequence DNA encodes the following proteins:
- the JMJD4 gene encoding 2-oxoglutarate and iron-dependent oxygenase JMJD4 isoform X2, protein MVKHKWEEQGFSCKILSIFWNWTFFYLDYLIPNHPCVFSAKFTEGWGSRRNWVTRDGKPNFDYLLQHFGKAVVPVANCDVKEYNSNPKEQIPLKEYISYWKEYIKKNYHSPRGCLYLKDWHLYRAFPEQDVYTTPIYFTSDWLNEYWDAIGLDDYRFVYMGPKGSWTPFHADVFRSYSWSANICGKKKWLLYPPRQEEYLRDRHGNLPFDVTAPGLQDSSIYPRYAQSCPPVEIIQEAGEIVFIPSGWHHQVYNLEDTISINHNWVNGCNVAIMWSFLQDELAAVQREISEWRDTMEDWHLQCQVIMKSCTGINYKEFYNFLKVIAENRISVLNHVLDEEASAKNTHRAATSALGMLHAVFDLKRTVQVLTSLNANEDFKKLNPKSLSPPPEALLHHLKAAIDTALL, encoded by the exons ATGGTGAAACACAAATGGGAAGAACAAGGCTTTTCCTGCAAGATTTTATCTATATTTTGGAACTGGACATTTTTTTACTT GGACTATCTGATTCCCAACCACCCATGTGTTTTCTCGGCTAAATTCactgagggctggggcagcaggaggaatTGGGTGACTCGGGATGGGAAGCCTAACTTTGATTATCTACTGCAGCATTTTG GGAAGGCTGTAGTACCTGTTGCCAACTGTGATGTCAAGGAATACAATTCTAATCCAAAGGAACAGATCCCTCTCAAGGAATACATAAGTTATTGGAaagaatacattaaaaaaaactacCATTCACCCCGGGGGTGCCTCTACCTCAAAGATTGGCACTTGTACAG GGCTTTCCCAGAGCAAGATGTTTATACAACCCCCATCTATTTCACTTCTGACTGGCTGAATGAATACTGGGATGCCATAGGTCTGGATGATTATCGATTTGTCTACATGGGACCTAAGGGTTCATG GACACCTTTTCACGCCGACGTCTTCCGCTCCTACAGCTGGTCTGCCAATATCTGCGGGAAAAAGAAATGGCTGCTCTATCCCCCCCGGCAGGAGGAGTACCTTCGAGATCGCCATGGTAACTTGCCCTTCGATGTCACTGCCCCTGGTCTGCAGGACAGCAGCATTTACCCACGCTATGCCCAAAGCTGCCCCCCCGTTGAAATCatccaggaagcaggggagaTAGTCTTCATCCCTAGTGGATGGCACCATCAGGTGTACAACCTG GAGGATACCATTTCCATCAACCACAATTGGGTGAATGGCTGCAACGTGGCTATCATGTGGAGCTTCCTGCAGGATGAATTAGCAGCCGTCCAACGGGAAATCAGCGAATGGAGAGACACTATGGAGGACTGGCACCTACAATGCCAG GTAATCATGAAATCTTGCACAGGCATAAACTATAAGGAGTTCTACAACTTCCTTAAGGTAATCGCGGAGAACAGGATTTCTGTCTTAAACCACGTTCTAGATGAAGAAGCTTCAGCAAAGAACACTCACAGAGCTGCCACTTCCGCTCTGGGCATGCTCCATGCGGTGTTTGATTTAAAAAGGACTGTGCAAGTGTTAACATCCTTAAATGCTAATGAAGATTTCAAGAAACTGAACCCTAAATCGCTGTCCCCACCGCCAGAGGCATTACTACACCACCTGAAAGCCGCAATAGACACAGCACTGTTATAG
- the JMJD4 gene encoding 2-oxoglutarate and iron-dependent oxygenase JMJD4 isoform X1 produces the protein MDRAAFACSTAFFRDYSSASHGAVCLPQGHVDYIEKVESFSYSDFFRDYLIPNHPCVFSAKFTEGWGSRRNWVTRDGKPNFDYLLQHFGKAVVPVANCDVKEYNSNPKEQIPLKEYISYWKEYIKKNYHSPRGCLYLKDWHLYRAFPEQDVYTTPIYFTSDWLNEYWDAIGLDDYRFVYMGPKGSWTPFHADVFRSYSWSANICGKKKWLLYPPRQEEYLRDRHGNLPFDVTAPGLQDSSIYPRYAQSCPPVEIIQEAGEIVFIPSGWHHQVYNLEDTISINHNWVNGCNVAIMWSFLQDELAAVQREISEWRDTMEDWHLQCQVIMKSCTGINYKEFYNFLKVIAENRISVLNHVLDEEASAKNTHRAATSALGMLHAVFDLKRTVQVLTSLNANEDFKKLNPKSLSPPPEALLHHLKAAIDTALL, from the exons ATGGACAGAGCAGCATTTGCCTGCTCCACTGCATTCTTTCGTGATTACAGCAGCGCATCTCATGGTGCAGTCTGCCTGCCCCAGGGACATGTTGACTATATTGAAAAGGTAGAATCGTTCAGTTACTCCGATTTTTTCAGGGACTATCTGATTCCCAACCACCCATGTGTTTTCTCGGCTAAATTCactgagggctggggcagcaggaggaatTGGGTGACTCGGGATGGGAAGCCTAACTTTGATTATCTACTGCAGCATTTTG GGAAGGCTGTAGTACCTGTTGCCAACTGTGATGTCAAGGAATACAATTCTAATCCAAAGGAACAGATCCCTCTCAAGGAATACATAAGTTATTGGAaagaatacattaaaaaaaactacCATTCACCCCGGGGGTGCCTCTACCTCAAAGATTGGCACTTGTACAG GGCTTTCCCAGAGCAAGATGTTTATACAACCCCCATCTATTTCACTTCTGACTGGCTGAATGAATACTGGGATGCCATAGGTCTGGATGATTATCGATTTGTCTACATGGGACCTAAGGGTTCATG GACACCTTTTCACGCCGACGTCTTCCGCTCCTACAGCTGGTCTGCCAATATCTGCGGGAAAAAGAAATGGCTGCTCTATCCCCCCCGGCAGGAGGAGTACCTTCGAGATCGCCATGGTAACTTGCCCTTCGATGTCACTGCCCCTGGTCTGCAGGACAGCAGCATTTACCCACGCTATGCCCAAAGCTGCCCCCCCGTTGAAATCatccaggaagcaggggagaTAGTCTTCATCCCTAGTGGATGGCACCATCAGGTGTACAACCTG GAGGATACCATTTCCATCAACCACAATTGGGTGAATGGCTGCAACGTGGCTATCATGTGGAGCTTCCTGCAGGATGAATTAGCAGCCGTCCAACGGGAAATCAGCGAATGGAGAGACACTATGGAGGACTGGCACCTACAATGCCAG GTAATCATGAAATCTTGCACAGGCATAAACTATAAGGAGTTCTACAACTTCCTTAAGGTAATCGCGGAGAACAGGATTTCTGTCTTAAACCACGTTCTAGATGAAGAAGCTTCAGCAAAGAACACTCACAGAGCTGCCACTTCCGCTCTGGGCATGCTCCATGCGGTGTTTGATTTAAAAAGGACTGTGCAAGTGTTAACATCCTTAAATGCTAATGAAGATTTCAAGAAACTGAACCCTAAATCGCTGTCCCCACCGCCAGAGGCATTACTACACCACCTGAAAGCCGCAATAGACACAGCACTGTTATAG